In a genomic window of Microterricola viridarii:
- the rox gene encoding rifampin monooxygenase, which translates to MQDVIIIGGGPTGVMLASELALQGVRALVLERDAEPTPVVRSLGLHARSLEILEQRGILERFLEHGTKHPLDGFFAGIAKPAPQSLDTTHPYVLGIPQPVTDRLLREHAAELGVEIRWGRELVGLSQSEEAVTAELLDGERHSARYLIGCDGGRSTVRRLCEIDFPGEPSRSETLIGEMELTMAADELGAVMTRVRQTHKNFGAGPLGDGLFRVIVPAAGVAEERGTPPTLEEFRAQLLAIAGTDFGVHSPRWLSRFGDATRLAAHYREGRVLLAGDAAHIHPPYGGQGLNLGIQDAFNLGWKLAAEVTGWAPPGLLDSYEAERRPVAADVLQNTRAQAELSSPEPGPQAVRALLAELMDFEDANRFLIEKITATGIRYDVGDGPALLGRRMPDVPLTQGRLFERMHDGRGILLDQAGALSLDGWSDRVDRIVDFEAGFDAPTAPAALLRPDGHVVWAGDEQGALQDALRTWFGASKP; encoded by the coding sequence ATGCAAGACGTGATCATCATCGGCGGCGGGCCGACCGGCGTGATGCTGGCCAGCGAGCTGGCGCTCCAGGGCGTCCGGGCGCTCGTGTTGGAGAGGGACGCCGAGCCGACGCCCGTCGTGCGCTCGCTCGGCCTGCACGCACGGAGCCTCGAGATCCTGGAGCAGCGCGGGATCCTGGAGCGCTTTCTGGAGCACGGCACGAAGCACCCGCTGGACGGATTCTTCGCAGGCATCGCCAAGCCGGCGCCGCAGTCGTTGGACACCACACACCCCTACGTGCTCGGCATCCCTCAGCCGGTCACCGATCGCCTGCTGCGCGAGCACGCCGCCGAGCTCGGCGTCGAGATCCGGTGGGGGCGCGAACTCGTCGGGCTCAGCCAGAGCGAGGAGGCGGTGACCGCCGAACTCCTCGACGGCGAGCGTCACAGCGCCCGCTACCTGATCGGATGCGACGGCGGCCGCAGCACGGTGCGACGGCTGTGCGAGATCGACTTCCCCGGTGAGCCGAGCCGCAGCGAGACGCTGATCGGCGAGATGGAGCTGACGATGGCGGCGGACGAGCTCGGCGCCGTGATGACGAGGGTGCGCCAGACGCACAAGAACTTCGGCGCGGGGCCGCTCGGCGACGGCCTCTTCCGCGTGATCGTGCCCGCCGCGGGTGTGGCGGAGGAGCGCGGCACTCCCCCGACGCTCGAGGAGTTCCGCGCACAGCTGCTCGCCATCGCCGGCACCGACTTCGGCGTGCACTCCCCGCGCTGGCTGTCCCGGTTCGGCGACGCCACCCGGCTGGCCGCGCACTACCGGGAGGGCCGGGTGCTCCTCGCCGGCGATGCGGCGCACATCCACCCGCCCTACGGCGGCCAGGGCCTGAACCTCGGCATCCAGGATGCCTTCAACCTCGGCTGGAAGCTCGCCGCCGAGGTCACCGGCTGGGCCCCGCCCGGACTGCTGGACAGCTACGAGGCCGAGCGGCGCCCGGTCGCCGCCGACGTGCTGCAGAACACTCGGGCGCAGGCAGAGCTGAGCTCGCCAGAGCCGGGTCCGCAGGCCGTGCGGGCGCTGCTGGCGGAGCTGATGGACTTCGAGGACGCCAACCGCTTCCTGATTGAGAAGATCACCGCGACCGGCATCCGCTACGACGTCGGCGACGGCCCCGCCCTGCTCGGCCGGCGGATGCCGGACGTGCCGCTCACCCAGGGCAGGCTCTTCGAGCGGATGCACGACGGCCGCGGCATCCTGCTCGACCAGGCCGGCGCACTCTCGCTGGACGGCTGGTCAGATCGAGTCGACCGCATTGTCGACTTCGAGGCGGGGTTCGACGCCCCCACCGCGCCCGCGGCGCTGCTGCGCCCCGACGGCCACGTGGTCTGGGCCGGCGACGAGCAGGGCGCGCTGCAGGACGCACTCCGGACGTGGTTCGGTGCGAGCAAGCCTTGA
- a CDS encoding TetR/AcrR family transcriptional regulator, which produces MPTPDAKSARILDSSLPVFCTYGFQKTSMQDIARAAGMSRAALYLHFANKEDVFRSGAVRTHAAVMGRVEAELGQPGDVFERIEAALVAYFEGLVEQIAASPHGAELFDASAELVGDVVLGARRRLIDLLRDALGAAERRGEIHLSGIATASAELAVLLLATVDGVKAQRSALLPVRPGIVLQLRLLRAAIQPAAAACV; this is translated from the coding sequence GTGCCCACCCCCGACGCCAAGTCCGCCCGCATCCTCGACTCCTCGCTCCCCGTCTTCTGCACCTACGGCTTTCAGAAGACCTCGATGCAAGACATCGCCCGCGCGGCTGGGATGTCCCGGGCGGCCCTCTACCTCCACTTCGCGAACAAGGAGGACGTCTTCCGCTCCGGCGCCGTGCGAACCCATGCTGCGGTCATGGGGCGCGTGGAGGCCGAGCTTGGCCAGCCCGGCGATGTCTTCGAGCGAATCGAGGCCGCTCTCGTGGCCTACTTCGAGGGTCTCGTCGAGCAGATCGCGGCGAGCCCGCATGGGGCAGAGCTCTTTGACGCCAGTGCCGAACTCGTCGGCGACGTGGTGCTGGGTGCGCGGCGCCGGCTCATCGACCTCCTCCGGGACGCGTTGGGTGCGGCCGAGCGTCGCGGTGAGATTCATCTCTCCGGCATCGCGACCGCAAGCGCGGAGTTGGCCGTCCTGCTGTTGGCGACTGTCGACGGAGTCAAGGCCCAGCGTTCCGCACTGCTTCCGGTGAGGCCCGGCATTGTGCTGCAACTGCGCCTGCTGCGCGCCGCCATCCAACCGGCAGCGGCTGCCTGCGTGTGA
- a CDS encoding ATP-dependent zinc protease family protein yields the protein MSEPVYSNTIAGWREWVRLPGIGVPWIKAKLDTGARSSALHAFDIEEFSADTGDWVRFRVHPWQKSEADAVTVECPVHDRRTVRSSSGHVEERIVVLLNVEIHGRTVTAETTLTNRDQMGFRMLIGREALRQGFLVDSDKSFLGGRAPREVRRQNRGRA from the coding sequence GTGAGTGAACCTGTCTATTCAAACACCATAGCGGGCTGGCGTGAGTGGGTCCGTCTGCCGGGCATCGGTGTGCCCTGGATCAAGGCCAAGCTCGACACCGGCGCCCGCAGCTCGGCCCTGCACGCCTTCGATATCGAGGAGTTCAGCGCAGACACCGGCGATTGGGTGCGCTTCCGGGTTCACCCGTGGCAGAAGTCCGAGGCGGATGCCGTCACGGTCGAGTGCCCCGTGCACGACCGCCGCACGGTGCGCAGTTCGTCCGGTCATGTCGAGGAGCGCATCGTCGTGCTCCTCAATGTCGAGATCCACGGGCGCACCGTCACCGCGGAGACGACGCTGACCAACCGCGACCAGATGGGATTCCGCATGCTGATCGGGCGTGAGGCGCTTCGCCAGGGATTCCTCGTCGACTCGGACAAGTCCTTCCTCGGCGGCCGCGCGCCGCGCGAGGTCCGCCGCCAGAACCGCGGGCGCGCCTAA
- a CDS encoding peptidoglycan-binding protein encodes MSAANSPTANSPAADTRRRGKRMLLLSVAGLLGAAVAAAAILLAQPPQSGAAGPAPIEIETALVGRGDLTELVRVQGTLAYSAPRDLGTVLPGIVTGLPSAGSVIAQGGELFRVDDSPVVLLHGELPVWRAFSAGMTDGADVLQLERSLAALGFFEREPDEEFAGSTEAAIERWQKSLGLEQTGMVELGRIAFAPADLRIREPQAAIGDAAGAAIVSTTGTATEVLAFVDTANQDLVAVGASVSIALPGGAQTTGTVVAAGAPVEREGTSGKTMKIPVSITLDDTDAAAALDNVSVSVLLTQTKAADTLLLPVGALLAQPGGGFAVEVVRGAAASGPATTVVPVTLGAFADGLVAVTGGTLAEGDTVVVAK; translated from the coding sequence ATGAGCGCCGCGAACAGTCCCACCGCGAACAGCCCCGCCGCGGACACCCGGCGTCGCGGCAAGCGGATGCTCCTGCTGAGCGTCGCCGGGCTGCTCGGGGCCGCGGTCGCCGCGGCAGCCATCCTGCTCGCCCAACCGCCGCAGAGCGGCGCGGCCGGGCCCGCCCCGATCGAGATCGAGACCGCACTCGTCGGCCGCGGTGACCTCACCGAGCTGGTGCGCGTGCAGGGCACCCTGGCCTACTCGGCGCCCCGCGACCTCGGCACAGTGCTGCCCGGCATCGTCACCGGCCTCCCCTCGGCAGGCAGCGTGATCGCCCAGGGCGGCGAGCTGTTCCGCGTGGATGACAGCCCCGTCGTGCTGCTGCACGGGGAGCTGCCCGTCTGGCGCGCCTTCTCCGCGGGGATGACGGACGGCGCCGACGTGCTGCAGCTGGAGCGCAGCCTGGCCGCCCTCGGCTTCTTCGAGCGCGAGCCGGACGAGGAGTTCGCCGGCAGCACGGAGGCCGCCATCGAGCGCTGGCAGAAGTCCCTCGGCCTCGAGCAGACGGGAATGGTCGAGCTCGGCCGGATCGCCTTCGCTCCCGCGGACCTCCGCATCCGGGAGCCCCAGGCCGCCATCGGCGATGCGGCCGGCGCCGCGATCGTCTCGACCACCGGCACCGCCACAGAGGTGCTGGCGTTCGTCGACACCGCCAACCAAGACCTCGTCGCGGTCGGCGCCAGCGTCAGCATCGCGCTGCCGGGCGGCGCCCAGACGACGGGCACCGTGGTGGCGGCCGGCGCCCCCGTGGAGCGCGAGGGCACCAGCGGCAAGACCATGAAGATCCCCGTGAGCATCACGCTGGACGACACGGATGCCGCCGCCGCACTCGACAACGTCTCGGTCAGCGTGCTCCTCACCCAGACCAAGGCGGCCGATACGCTCCTCCTGCCGGTCGGCGCGCTGCTGGCCCAGCCGGGCGGCGGCTTCGCCGTCGAGGTCGTGCGCGGCGCGGCGGCATCCGGCCCGGCAACCACGGTGGTCCCCGTCACGCTCGGCGCCTTCGCCGACGGCCTCGTCGCCGTCACCGGCGGCACGCTGGCCGAGGGCGACACCGTGGTGGTGGCCAAATGA
- a CDS encoding response regulator transcription factor produces MRVLIVEDEEFLADAIRARLEMDAIASDIVGDGDAALFAVEVNDYDVVLLDRDIPGTHGDDVCRALAADPEGPAVLMLTAAGRLDDKIAGLELGADDYLAKPFEFPELIARLRALNRRQFSTHPPVLERHGVRLDPFRREVTCQGRYVALTRKEFSVLELLLRAGGGVVSAETILEKAWDENANPFTQTVKVTISTLRRKLGDPGIITTVSGAGYAIR; encoded by the coding sequence GTGAGAGTACTGATCGTCGAAGACGAGGAGTTCCTCGCCGACGCCATCCGAGCACGACTCGAGATGGACGCCATCGCCTCCGACATCGTCGGCGACGGGGATGCCGCGCTGTTCGCGGTCGAGGTCAACGACTACGACGTGGTGCTGCTGGACCGGGACATCCCGGGCACCCACGGCGACGACGTCTGCCGGGCGCTCGCCGCCGACCCCGAGGGCCCCGCAGTCCTCATGCTCACCGCCGCCGGACGCCTCGACGACAAGATCGCCGGGCTGGAACTCGGCGCCGACGACTACCTGGCCAAACCGTTTGAGTTCCCCGAGCTCATCGCCCGGCTGCGCGCGCTGAACCGGCGCCAGTTCAGCACGCACCCGCCCGTGCTCGAACGACACGGCGTTCGGCTCGACCCGTTCCGCCGCGAGGTGACCTGCCAGGGGCGGTACGTCGCACTCACCCGCAAGGAGTTCTCTGTGCTCGAGTTGCTGCTGAGGGCGGGCGGCGGCGTGGTCAGCGCAGAGACTATCCTCGAGAAGGCCTGGGATGAGAACGCCAACCCGTTCACCCAGACCGTCAAGGTGACGATCAGCACCCTGCGCCGCAAGCTGGGCGACCCCGGCATCATCACCACGGTTTCTGGAGCCGGCTATGCGATCCGCTGA
- the rimK gene encoding 30S ribosomal protein S6--L-glutamate ligase, with protein sequence MKLAILSRAPHSYSTQRLRAAALQRGHRVKVLNTLRFAIDLSGAEPDLQYRGRLLSDYDAILPRIGNSITYFGTAVVRQFEQMDVYTPNTANGISNARDKLRASQILSRHEIAMPATAFVHSRADVRLAIERVGGAPVVIKLLEGTQGIGVILAPEVKIAEAIIETLHSTKQNVLIQSFISESKGRDIRALVVGDRVVAAMRRVASGDEFRSNVHRGGTVEAVELTPEYTRAAVRAAQIMGLRVAGVDMLEGNDGPLIMEVNSSPGLEGIERATGLDVAGAIIDYIADQVGFPEIDVRQRLSVSTGYGVAEIVVYGNADFVGKTMAASGLGDRDITVLTVHRGTAVLPNPKADLVLEAGDRLLCFGKLDEMRSMVPERRRRRARVRKLPKEPIPEG encoded by the coding sequence TTGAAACTCGCTATCCTCTCGCGCGCCCCTCACTCTTACTCGACACAAAGGCTCCGGGCCGCGGCGCTTCAACGCGGCCACCGGGTCAAGGTGCTGAACACGCTTCGCTTCGCGATTGACCTCTCCGGCGCCGAACCCGACCTGCAGTACAGGGGCCGCCTGCTCTCGGACTACGACGCGATCCTGCCGCGCATCGGCAACTCGATCACCTACTTCGGCACCGCCGTTGTGCGCCAGTTCGAGCAGATGGACGTCTACACGCCCAACACGGCCAACGGCATCAGCAACGCCCGCGACAAGCTGCGGGCCAGCCAGATCCTCTCCCGCCACGAGATCGCGATGCCCGCGACGGCGTTCGTGCACAGCCGGGCCGACGTGCGCCTGGCCATCGAGCGCGTCGGCGGGGCGCCGGTCGTCATCAAGCTGCTGGAAGGCACCCAGGGCATCGGCGTCATCCTCGCCCCCGAGGTGAAGATCGCCGAGGCGATCATCGAGACGCTGCACTCGACCAAGCAGAACGTGCTGATCCAGAGCTTCATCTCCGAGAGCAAAGGCCGCGACATCCGCGCCCTCGTCGTCGGCGACCGCGTCGTCGCCGCGATGCGCCGGGTCGCCAGCGGCGACGAGTTCCGCTCGAACGTGCACCGCGGTGGCACGGTGGAGGCCGTCGAGCTGACGCCGGAGTACACCCGCGCCGCCGTGCGGGCCGCGCAGATCATGGGCCTGCGCGTCGCCGGTGTCGACATGCTCGAGGGCAACGACGGCCCGCTGATCATGGAGGTCAACTCCTCGCCGGGGCTCGAGGGCATCGAGCGGGCGACCGGACTCGACGTGGCCGGCGCGATCATCGACTACATCGCCGACCAGGTCGGCTTCCCCGAGATCGACGTGCGCCAGCGGCTCAGCGTCTCGACCGGCTACGGCGTGGCCGAGATCGTTGTCTACGGCAACGCGGACTTCGTCGGCAAGACGATGGCGGCCTCCGGGCTCGGCGACCGCGACATCACCGTTCTGACGGTGCACCGCGGCACGGCCGTGCTGCCCAACCCCAAGGCCGATCTGGTGCTGGAGGCGGGGGACAGGCTGCTCTGCTTCGGCAAGCTCGACGAGATGCGCTCGATGGTGCCGGAGCGCCGCCGCCGTCGCGCGCGCGTGCGCAAGCTGCCCAAGGAGCCGATCCCCGAGGGGTAG
- a CDS encoding YciI family protein: MSNLSPEEEAASTQAWIEWSSRVGKNLADFGAPLGQGKHVAPSGVTDAPVGVSGYSFIEADSLDEAVAMMDGHPHLMTPGATIQVYEVLAVPGM, translated from the coding sequence GTGTCGAATCTCTCTCCCGAAGAGGAGGCCGCCAGCACCCAGGCGTGGATCGAGTGGTCATCGCGCGTCGGCAAGAACCTCGCCGACTTCGGCGCCCCGCTCGGCCAGGGCAAGCACGTCGCGCCGTCCGGGGTCACCGACGCCCCTGTCGGAGTCAGCGGCTACTCGTTCATCGAGGCCGACAGCCTCGACGAGGCCGTGGCGATGATGGACGGGCACCCGCACCTGATGACGCCGGGCGCCACCATCCAGGTGTACGAGGTGCTCGCCGTTCCCGGCATGTAG
- a CDS encoding nuclear transport factor 2 family protein: MTSSATPSALAETAELADPRAEQIRDRERARLQALVEGDIAAASALHADDFQLVTPIGALLTKAQYLGAVSAGEIDYLAWEPGPIEVRLAGPAATIRYRAELEVVFGGHHVARTAYWHTDSYELNEGGWQAVWSQATEIR, translated from the coding sequence GTGACGTCATCCGCCACCCCCTCCGCGCTCGCCGAGACTGCCGAACTCGCCGATCCCAGAGCCGAGCAGATTCGCGATCGAGAGCGCGCCCGCCTGCAGGCCCTCGTCGAGGGCGATATCGCGGCGGCGAGCGCACTGCACGCCGACGACTTCCAGCTCGTGACACCGATCGGAGCCCTCCTCACCAAGGCGCAGTACCTCGGCGCGGTCTCCGCCGGCGAGATCGACTACCTTGCGTGGGAGCCGGGCCCGATCGAGGTTCGACTCGCCGGCCCGGCGGCGACGATCCGCTACCGCGCCGAACTCGAAGTCGTCTTCGGCGGGCACCACGTCGCGCGCACCGCCTACTGGCACACCGACAGCTATGAGCTCAACGAAGGCGGCTGGCAGGCCGTCTGGTCCCAGGCAACCGAGATTCGGTAG
- a CDS encoding DUF4287 domain-containing protein, translating to MSFQAYLDTIEKKTGLTPRQLVDLAHEHGFTAETKAAPILAWLAEDYGLGRGHGMALVHVITKGDRIDTKHVGTDGSHSDPSEQLWLDGIATKPAGY from the coding sequence ATGTCTTTCCAGGCCTACCTCGACACGATCGAGAAGAAGACTGGGCTCACGCCCCGCCAACTCGTCGACCTCGCCCACGAGCACGGCTTCACGGCCGAGACGAAGGCGGCCCCGATCCTCGCCTGGCTCGCCGAGGACTACGGCCTCGGGCGCGGGCACGGCATGGCTCTCGTGCACGTCATCACCAAGGGCGACCGCATCGACACCAAGCACGTCGGCACGGACGGCTCGCACAGCGACCCCTCCGAGCAGCTCTGGCTGGACGGCATCGCGACCAAGCCCGCCGGCTACTGA
- a CDS encoding L-aspartate oxidase, which yields MSSSPENEKQISTTVLVIGTGGSGLRAAIELAEMGVDVLAVGKRPRNDAHTSLAAGGINAALGTMDEEDSWQQHAADTITESYNLANPHTVEIVARGAEQGIRDLERYGMNFAREDDGRISQRFFGAHTFRRTAFAGDYTGLEIQRTLVGRAEQLNVAILDSVYITRLLVKGNQVFGAYGFDINTGTRYLIHADAVILAAGGHNRIWRRTSSRRDENTGDSFRLAVDAGARLRDPELVQFHPSGIIEPESAAGTLISEAARGEGGILRNANGERFMERYDPERMELSTRDRVALAAYTEIKEGRGTANGGVWLDVSELPRSVIMERLPRVYQTMMELQMLDITEQPIEIAPTAHYSMGGVWVRPEDHSTDVDGLYAIGEASSGLHGANRLGGNSLIELLVFGRIVARAAAAYSAGLDSQPRSAEALAGARAEISDLLAADGHENVRALQRAIRNMMTEHAGVVRDEAGLKAGLAALDEIEARMAGIGIHPDIAGYHDLAHAFDLKASALAARATLEAALERRETRGCHNRSDYPLTDPALQVNLVWSPRTGVVREEIPPVPEEIAAYMQEVSAAGKLVE from the coding sequence ATGAGTTCATCACCTGAGAATGAAAAGCAGATCTCGACCACCGTGCTGGTAATCGGCACGGGCGGCTCCGGCCTGCGGGCGGCCATCGAGCTGGCCGAGATGGGCGTGGACGTGCTCGCCGTCGGCAAGCGGCCCCGCAACGACGCGCACACCTCCCTCGCCGCCGGCGGCATCAACGCCGCCCTCGGCACCATGGACGAGGAGGACTCCTGGCAGCAGCATGCCGCAGACACCATCACCGAGAGCTACAACCTCGCCAACCCGCACACCGTCGAGATCGTCGCCCGCGGCGCCGAGCAGGGCATCCGCGACCTGGAGCGCTACGGGATGAACTTCGCCCGCGAGGACGACGGCCGCATCTCGCAGCGCTTCTTCGGAGCGCACACCTTTCGCCGCACCGCCTTCGCCGGCGACTACACCGGCCTCGAGATCCAGCGCACCCTGGTCGGCCGTGCCGAACAGCTGAACGTGGCCATCCTCGACTCCGTCTACATCACCCGCCTGTTGGTGAAGGGCAACCAGGTCTTCGGCGCCTACGGCTTCGATATCAACACCGGCACCCGCTACCTGATCCATGCGGATGCCGTCATCCTCGCCGCCGGCGGGCACAACCGCATCTGGCGCCGCACCTCCTCCCGCCGCGACGAGAACACGGGCGACTCGTTCCGCCTCGCCGTCGATGCCGGTGCGCGCCTGCGCGACCCGGAGCTGGTGCAGTTCCACCCGTCCGGCATCATCGAGCCGGAGTCGGCCGCCGGCACCCTGATCTCGGAGGCGGCCCGCGGCGAGGGCGGCATCCTGCGCAACGCCAACGGCGAGCGCTTCATGGAGCGCTACGACCCGGAGCGGATGGAGCTCTCCACCCGCGACCGGGTGGCCCTGGCCGCGTACACCGAGATCAAGGAGGGCCGCGGCACGGCGAACGGCGGCGTCTGGCTCGACGTCTCCGAGCTGCCCCGCTCGGTGATCATGGAGCGCCTGCCCCGCGTCTACCAGACCATGATGGAGCTGCAGATGCTCGACATCACCGAGCAGCCGATCGAGATCGCGCCCACCGCGCACTACTCGATGGGCGGCGTCTGGGTGCGCCCGGAGGATCACAGCACCGACGTCGACGGCCTGTACGCGATCGGTGAGGCCTCCAGCGGCCTGCACGGCGCCAATAGGCTCGGCGGCAACTCGCTCATCGAGCTTCTCGTCTTCGGCCGCATCGTCGCCCGCGCCGCCGCCGCGTACTCGGCCGGCCTGGACTCGCAGCCGCGCTCGGCCGAGGCCCTCGCCGGGGCCCGCGCCGAGATCAGCGACCTTCTCGCCGCCGATGGCCACGAGAACGTGCGCGCCCTGCAGCGCGCCATCCGCAACATGATGACCGAGCACGCCGGCGTGGTGCGCGACGAGGCCGGGCTGAAGGCGGGCCTGGCCGCCCTCGACGAGATCGAGGCGCGCATGGCCGGCATCGGCATCCACCCCGACATCGCCGGCTACCACGACCTGGCCCACGCCTTCGACCTCAAGGCGTCGGCGCTGGCTGCCCGCGCCACCCTGGAGGCGGCGCTCGAGCGGCGCGAGACACGCGGATGCCACAACCGCAGCGACTACCCACTGACCGACCCCGCACTGCAGGTGAACCTGGTCTGGTCGCCGCGCACCGGTGTCGTGCGCGAGGAAATCCCGCCCGTGCCGGAGGAGATCGCCGCTTACATGCAGGAGGTCTCGGCCGCAGGCAAGCTCGTCGAGTAG
- a CDS encoding LysR family transcriptional regulator — MNLEQLQSFVEVAQTGHFTRAAAQLHLAQPSLSRQISTLEADLGAPLFHRVRGNITLTAAGESLLPLAKRMLADAEAVRYEMQELAGLRSGRVRLGATPTLCISLVAEVLTAFHAAYPGIQLHLTEGGSRGLLEELAGGALDLALITTTEDGPGRSTGLRRIPLLTEELVVVSAAHGAHFGDRTSITLAELAALPQITFHENYDLRAATMQAFAEAGLSPQIVLEGSEMDAVLRCVERGLGVAVVPAMVLADRPGLCSVRLSAPRLTRSISLAHRGDVAPTRAAEAMQRMIVDTADILASVGAAGDALIVRAG; from the coding sequence ATGAACCTGGAACAGCTGCAGAGCTTCGTCGAGGTGGCCCAGACCGGGCACTTCACCCGCGCAGCCGCGCAGCTCCACCTCGCCCAGCCCTCGCTCAGCAGGCAGATCTCCACGCTGGAGGCCGACCTCGGCGCCCCGCTGTTCCACCGGGTGCGCGGCAATATCACGCTCACGGCGGCGGGCGAGTCGTTGTTGCCGCTGGCCAAGCGCATGCTCGCGGATGCCGAGGCCGTGCGCTACGAGATGCAGGAGCTGGCTGGGCTCCGCTCGGGGCGGGTGCGCCTCGGCGCGACGCCGACGCTCTGCATCAGCCTCGTCGCCGAGGTGCTGACCGCCTTCCACGCGGCGTACCCCGGAATCCAGCTGCACCTGACGGAGGGCGGCTCCCGCGGACTGCTCGAGGAGCTGGCCGGCGGCGCGCTCGACCTGGCACTGATCACGACCACCGAGGACGGGCCGGGCCGGTCGACGGGCCTCCGCCGCATTCCACTGCTCACCGAGGAGCTCGTCGTGGTCTCCGCCGCGCACGGCGCGCACTTCGGCGACCGCACGTCGATCACCCTCGCCGAGCTGGCGGCGCTGCCGCAGATCACCTTCCACGAGAACTACGACCTGCGCGCCGCCACGATGCAGGCGTTCGCGGAGGCCGGGCTCAGCCCGCAGATCGTGCTCGAGGGCTCCGAGATGGATGCCGTGCTGCGCTGCGTCGAGCGCGGGCTCGGCGTCGCCGTCGTGCCGGCCATGGTGCTCGCCGACCGTCCGGGGCTCTGCTCGGTGCGCCTCAGCGCGCCCCGGCTGACCCGCTCGATCAGCCTCGCCCACCGCGGCGACGTGGCCCCCACCCGGGCGGCCGAGGCGATGCAGCGCATGATCGTCGACACGGCCGACATCCTCGCCTCGGTGGGAGCGGCTGGGGACGCGTTGATCGTGCGGGCCGGGTAG
- a CDS encoding sensor histidine kinase produces MRSAEAAGPGIRRYRATVRTRLALTYSALLTGAGIVMLTVVYLVMRFLPSYELVAAPTVPAQSLVPTDSTSAVIPDPGMVGEPAAAVTPSSALVITSTDQMFNLLLVISVVVLVVLAIVGIAVGWAVAGRVLAPLQYINSAASRAAHGDLSQRIGLTGPRDEISELAANFDDMLAQLERSFAASRRFALNASHELLTPLATTRAMLDVAIAQRKRPEDQQVFDRLRVMNERSIETVEALLDLAQIQSSTASPEPVDLAQAAAAVVESAAEEATERGVRVELELEPAAIEAEPVLVRQLLTNLVHNAIRHNLAEGGFLRVATGADAEGATIELSNSGAVLSPADVAALTEQFTRVAGRTTSSSAVGHGLGLSIVAAIVDRFEGTLQLTPRPGGGLLVRVTVPAAA; encoded by the coding sequence ATGCGATCCGCTGAGGCCGCTGGGCCGGGCATCCGCCGCTATCGGGCGACCGTGCGCACCCGGCTCGCGCTGACCTACTCGGCGCTGCTCACCGGCGCGGGCATCGTCATGCTCACGGTGGTCTACCTCGTGATGCGCTTCCTCCCCAGCTACGAGCTGGTGGCCGCCCCCACCGTGCCTGCCCAGTCGCTGGTGCCGACCGACTCGACATCGGCCGTCATCCCGGACCCCGGCATGGTCGGCGAGCCCGCCGCAGCCGTCACCCCGAGCTCGGCACTCGTCATCACCTCGACCGATCAGATGTTCAACCTGTTGCTGGTCATCTCTGTGGTGGTGCTCGTGGTGCTCGCCATCGTCGGCATCGCTGTCGGCTGGGCCGTCGCCGGGCGGGTGCTCGCCCCGCTGCAGTACATCAACAGCGCCGCCAGCCGGGCCGCACACGGCGACCTCAGCCAGCGCATCGGGCTCACCGGCCCGCGCGACGAGATCTCGGAGCTGGCCGCGAACTTCGACGACATGCTGGCGCAGCTGGAGCGCTCCTTCGCCGCCTCGCGCCGCTTCGCGTTGAACGCCTCGCACGAGCTGCTCACCCCGCTGGCCACGACCCGGGCCATGCTCGATGTCGCGATCGCCCAGCGCAAGCGCCCGGAGGACCAGCAGGTGTTCGACCGCCTGCGTGTGATGAACGAGCGCAGCATCGAGACGGTGGAGGCGCTGCTGGACCTCGCCCAGATTCAGTCGTCGACGGCCTCGCCCGAGCCGGTCGACCTGGCGCAGGCCGCGGCCGCGGTTGTCGAGAGCGCCGCCGAGGAGGCTACCGAGCGGGGTGTCCGGGTCGAGCTCGAGCTGGAGCCGGCCGCGATCGAGGCTGAGCCAGTGCTGGTGCGCCAGCTGCTGACGAACCTCGTGCACAATGCGATCCGGCACAACCTGGCCGAGGGCGGCTTCCTGCGGGTGGCGACGGGGGCGGATGCCGAGGGCGCGACGATCGAGCTCTCAAACAGTGGCGCTGTGCTCAGCCCCGCCGACGTCGCCGCACTCACGGAGCAGTTCACGCGCGTCGCCGGGCGCACGACCAGCTCCTCCGCGGTCGGGCACGGCCTCGGCCTGTCGATCGTCGCCGCGATCGTCGACCGCTTCGAGGGCACGCTGCAGCTGACCCCGCGCCCCGGCGGCGGTCTCCTGGTGCGTGTGACGGTCCCCGCCGCCGCCTGA